Within Bactrocera oleae isolate idBacOlea1 chromosome 6, idBacOlea1, whole genome shotgun sequence, the genomic segment GTAACAAAAACTATTCAAACGACAAACAGTGCTGAAACGAGTAtaccaaaaaataatacaagaaAAGTTGTTTTCGCTGCCACTGACTACAAAAATGGTGCATGCTTCGCAGAATACTGTTGGTCGCAAACATTGACCGAAGTAGAATTGCATGTTAAATTACCCGGTGATTTGCAAACGGCCAAATCAATTTGTATAGATATTAAAGTTGATAGAATTTCGGTACACAGTCGAAAAGACCCAAAAAATACTGTCATCAATGGGCAAATTAACACTCGATACAAACACAATGACGCAGTGTGGACAATTACAGAAGGAAAGCTGACAATAAGCCTCGGTAATTgctctaaattatttttagacattttacgcaattaatattaaattttttggcaaatacACGATTTCAGATAAAGGTAGAGAAATGTGGTGGGAAAGATTTTTCACTACAGAAGATCCCATTGATGTGAAAAAAATAGATTGTGAGCGATATATTGATGAACTGCCAGAAGATTCTCAAGCGGCTATACAAAAACTACGTGTGCAGCAAATGGAACAAGACATTGTAAATAATGTGCAAGAGATAAGTGATAGTGAAAAAGATACTATGGAACGGTTACGAATAGCATGGGATGCAAAGGGCTCACCTTTCAAAGGACAACCGTTTGATCCGTCTGTTGTTAAATTTAGCTAATGATAACAGTTGAACGCATAATgattagtataaaaatatttattggttttaagtaaaattttagacataaattattgttaatgaaaagatgtatataaatgtatgatttttatattaagATTCTATATTCAGAAAACACTGAACTCTTAACAACTAATTACTGATTTTTAAGTTCATGAACTTTGCGTTGGAGCTGGTTACGTTGATATGCTACATCGCTGCGATCTGTTGACCAAGCCAAGTACATATATGATGTCAATAATACAGCCAGCACAAATCTATCAATCGTCATAAGATTTGTAATCCAAAAGATTGCACTTAAACCGACAAAAGATGGATGCCGTACATGTGTATAGAGATGGCGCAACCTAAACGATTTGTAAGCGATTGGCTGGGCGTAATCCTTCATATCATAATAAGCCTATTTGGAAAGCAcgtagcaaacaaaaaatttgagtAAACATGGTaggaataaataaatcaaaaattgtaaTAGTACCTGTTTCACACCTATTATTTCGGGTAAATCCATTATAAGACTACCTCCATAGATTATCATCCAGGCTAATGAATGTACGAGTACAAACGTCCACCATAATGCATTACTAGAAGCCACATCCACTTGCCAAAGCACTATAGACTGTGCTGGTAGCCAATTTCGTATGAGATACTGtattataaaagtataaacaaatttatcttagcaaccaacaacaaaacaatgcaCATTAGCATTTGTATACATGTAAACTTAACGATGACGTAAGGCAATATATCGAACGGTCTGCTGCTGACAGTCCCAACTTCTCCATTAGGCTTTTTACAAGTGCGGATTTCATACAGCTATGTTGTAATATAAATCCGATAATGTATAGGGTATCATACACAATAGGACCAAAACTTGTCTCCAAACGGGACTTATTGTCCAACAAATTAAACATCCACACATATATTTTGGATACATTCCGCGGGCGCGACATGAATAACATAAATGTTCCTACCacataaaatgtatacacaaaAACACCTAATGAGAATAGAAAGACCAGTAATTGTTTTAAAGATACCATGATCTTGAATTTATTTGAACTTTATTCGTTTCCAATACGAAATTAAGCAATTACGAACTTCTTAAACACctcacaaaatgtaaacaatatcAAGAAATACTATGGCTATTTTAAAATAGTGTTGCCAAGAGTCGCGAAAGAAATCCACATGAATTTCGATAACAATACACTATTAGAGGAAATCGATTGTTGTTTAAGAGCGCACAGTTTGgagtcaaatatttttatagaggAACTGTTAATGTtgccaataatttaaatttcaaaatataacagACTTTTGGAAACCCTATTTATTGGCGGAAATGCATTTCTATGTGTAGTCAAATCTAAAGCTAATCAcgaacaaaagaaaaattgccAATATTCaattatctacatacatatttacatgtaataAAACCTCCAAGTAGCAAAGAGCATTGAATTTAGAAAAGGTTTATGGTGTGATAGTCGCCAAATATTCCTCTTCAATGATCTCTGCAAGTGATTTATTACTTACCAATCCTAACAGGGTTAGATCATCGAAATAACAGCATCTGCCCTTCAAGTTGTTCATAAGCGTTTTAAGAAAAGTACTATTTAGAAGGCCTATTTTTCACTCCAGATTGTTTCGATCATGAGAGTGACGACTTTGTATAGTTTCAACACCTCTAGTGCgttgaaataaaagcaaaacaaaaacgaaatataCCCCCCCCCAAACGAAAAATAActaaatgtcaaattatttacacatattttatctgtgcctatatttataattaaattaaaaacgctGGAACTAACATAATCAAATCTCTGTTATTATATAATCAACACAAAAAATGGCCGAAGCCGATGAACTAAATAAGGAATTCGAATGTGCCATGAAACAGTTCGAAAGAGCTCATCAGCATTTGAATTACCGCGAAAAGTCCATTGCCACCGAGTggataaaaaaattgaagaaagcTAACAACTCGATAGAGGATTTGAAACTACGTTTAGATTTCATCGATTATTTCATCAATTGTTCCAAGTGCAGCATTTTCAGCACAGAACCATTCAATAAAGTGCCGCATCCAAATGCTTCGTTGCAGAAGTTGCGTAATATGCTGGTAATAATAcccttaagtttgccacgaagtttttaacgcCTAGGAACAAACGTTGTAAaccttttaaaatgtttatgtaaatgatcaacatgacgagctgaatccatttagccatgtccgtctgtcaaaCACaagtccgaacaaattatttagatcgaactacatagctgccataaaaatgtTCAATCCAATACAAGTCCttgtagggaaaacttttttgtttgacaaaatatcCTCACAAAATTGGGCACAAATCATTATAACAGACATACAGTGTAAtctcagatcggaccattatagcatttcgctgtcatacaaaattttctttttctttgtatttgtgaagcgtattatagcttcggaacttaacgttttcttgtttttagttttaatagaaACATTTGATGTAGGATGGTCTAAGCTAAGACTATTTTCAAAAAGTTCgtttattaaaaacattaacaatctggtttaaatttaaaaagtggttGATCATATTGCGCCCTCCATATTACGGTACCTTAATatgcatacaattttatattgatACATGTCTATATTATACTCCTCAGCCAACCAGCCATAAAATTCGTAGTGTTGACGCAACTTCCGATGAACAACGTAAACTTTATGTTGAGGAAATGTTTGACAATATGGCGGATAAAGGTGCCTTTCTTTCCGATCAGCCAGTGCCACTGGATGGTACATTCTTTCTGGtgataataaatcaaaaatagatATTTCAAACCACATCATATATTgtggtttattttttatgtatttacaaatttatctCTGATCAAAATatactgcatatgtatgtaaaatttatagttgtaacatattatatatacattttatgattttaaaatcTCCGTTGaacatttaaaagaaatatgaCTGCCTATAGTTTGCATTGCTTAAATAATTATACTTATGTTTACtttattcttaaatttacgTTGAAATTTACTTAcgtatatacctaataaaatgCTTACAACAATCGGAGTCTATCGTGTacgtttttaaatataatattatatgtatgcctactaaagtttacacgtatatttacaattaaataaagttaaattttttaatacaatgaatataaacaattaatttagatgcaattaacaataaatgcgttttcaatttctttaagtGCAAAGCAtatcaaatttcaataaatttttacaaagcAGCTGCCTAAGCAAAAACTAGTGGAACTTTAATTGAGCATTAAACTTACACATAATTGTCTTAAGGTAAGCGAGATATAAGAAATATGCACAACGACAACTGAATCAtgcattgtttaaatttatacataatcatcgtatgtacaatatatatgccTACAAActaacatatttcaaaaatgcttacatatgtaacatatataaaaaatctaaaaaaaatttagaaaaaaattgttgcttaaataaatgaagtaaaataaaaaatacaaaattggtacaaattttagtcaaaaaaaaaaagaagaatattAAATACTAATGGCTcggttataaaatattaattatgctCCTAAGCaatgtaaattaattaattaattgaattattcttaatatttgagtgtacgtacatatgtgtgtagataATTACAATGTTGGTTTAATACCAAAGCGTAGTTTTATTAGGTTTATggtattttacaataataaagcGTTCAAAGTATTTACaagtaaaaattcaatattttgctcGTTCAACCGATCATAAGGAGTCTTACTTTACTGAAGCAGAATTTATGTAAACACTCGTTTCAAGCTCGCTCCTATAAAATAGTGGCAGTAAAATGTTATAAAGTAATGGAAACTGTTGGTATTACCAGAGAAAAATACTATAACGAGTACCCAGAAACTTtcgagataattttttttaattttgttatattgtTTTCTAAATGAAACATATGGTCTAGAGAGCACAGTTCTTCTGAGAACACATTACTCGTACATATGCCATTATATGCTGATTTAAACGGCATTTGTTGTTGATGTAGcgacataatataatatattcgttaaataattttgaagaatgTTGTCGAGTTGAGAGCTGCTAGCCGAATATATGGTAAATCCGGGTATGTTCCGGTTACGTACACTCGACTGTTGTAAAAGTATAACTAAAGAGAGATAGAGACTAAAATCTATAAAGTTTAAATATAAGCCGAAGGTAATAAGCGttatataaacaagaaaaaatgtcaacctcggttgcaccgcaactataatacccttcacaggtgcatttcttatagcataaaaggttataaaaagatctttatcttgattttattcggtcagtttgtatgacagctatatgctatagttagaTGATTTCATCCGCtaagtttgtatggccgctatatcCAATAGTGCTCCGATATAACTGACTATGACAAATTAGCAGCTGCTTGGGAAGAAACGGATATGTGCACAATTtaagatcgataactcaaaaactgaggactaATTCGctacacagacagacagacaggcataactaaattaactcagctcgacacgctgatcatttatggtatgtatatactttatagggtctctgacgtttttcCTGGGTCCTGCAAAATTcatgaaaacttaatatactctgttcagtgtataaaaaaaaggtaatagTAGGTGTtacaaaacaatgaaaatatgtACTTTTTTGCTGCTATGTACAAAGTGTGATTTGAGCTCAGTTCTGATAACTTTAATAGAATTATTTTGTACATTGCGTGCTTTATGCTAAATCTTGCTTTGTAATTCCTTACTTCACCCATCGAAACGCACCTACATTtactggcaacaacaacaacttatgcATTTGAAAACCATTCCTATTTGCCCTACGACTTCTTTGTTTTACTGAAGAGTTCAATTAATTCATCACCGGTTGGCATTTTGGGCTCCCAAGCCGTTGATGCCGTTAGTGGAACTGAACGTTTCGCCTCAGTATCTTGTGCGACCTTTTCCTTTTCGACTAATTTCTCAATTTCgccaaatttatttacatattcgtGGTGGGTTCTAGGGCGCGACGAATGATGCTGTATATATTGTGGATGCTGTTTAGATCTATGCTGGTGgttagcagcaacagcaacagcaacagcgccaGCACCACTACTTCTATTCTGGATAACTGGATTTTCTGAATGTTTGGTGAATTTCTTAAAATGCGCTTGATATGACTCGGATTGAGATTTGCGTTTAAGGCGTTGCGTGTCGCGTAATTGTTGTGCCTTGCGACGATTTGCACGCTCTGCATATTCCAAGCGCAATTTTTCTTCATGCAAATTTACTAAGCGTTGATTTTCTTTATGTGCGCCATAAGTTTTCGCTGGCGGTAAGGTGGTGCGGTATGCAGCCAGTTTACGTGCTATATCCGCCTCCTCTTCGGCTGTTAGCTTAATCGATGCTAGGTCGGTAATTGTTGGTGGCGTACCGTAGGAAGACTGATGACTTGGCGTTGGTCGTGATTGCATTGATGGTGGTAGTGTTGTTGCGGTGGGCGCGATACGTTGTGTGGTAGTCTTATCGGCAGATTTTAAAGTTTCTTTCCTTTTGTTTAAAATACCTTCGGGCGCTACCGACAGACTGTCTCGACTTTGTCGTTGAGGCATCGCTTTACTTTTATGAGTGTTTTGCACATGCGGCGGTGTTTGAGTCTTCTGATACGGATGATAACGGTTCGCATTTTGGGGAAGTAGTGTTGGTACTACGGCTAATATGGGTTTTGGTGGTACTCGAGTGCGTGGTGATATGGTGGACGTTTGGCTTGGAGAGGCATTTTTAGTTTCACTTTTGGTTATTGCTTCTGCGATCGGAAGATCCTTTATTTTAATGCTGAGATTGGATTTGACGGGCGGCGTGTTACGTACATCTTCTTCTTCCGTTATCCCTGTCTGGCTGTTAGCTTTTGCATTTTCGTTCGTTTTATTGAGGTTCACAGTGATATTGCTTCTCGCACATGGCGATTCGTGCGTTAAGACAGGGCTTGTAGTACTGTATTGTCGTTTTTTGCTTTGCGCTTTGCTGCTGCGTGCGCTGGAACTATGCTCATCGCTTGTTAGTTTGACTGACATGGCAC encodes:
- the LOC106618175 gene encoding nudC domain-containing protein 3, translated to MEYLRTDAIFMEILQERKTITGFLDAVFGFLRRNTDFYHVKKHPSENVGFAKGLREQILFGAMQRYDPSCKLNNLTADSNENDGLYAPPAIEEVEIETEEMQIEQKAVTKTIQTTNSAETSIPKNNTRKVVFAATDYKNGACFAEYCWSQTLTEVELHVKLPGDLQTAKSICIDIKVDRISVHSRKDPKNTVINGQINTRYKHNDAVWTITEGKLTISLDKGREMWWERFFTTEDPIDVKKIDCERYIDELPEDSQAAIQKLRVQQMEQDIVNNVQEISDSEKDTMERLRIAWDAKGSPFKGQPFDPSVVKFS
- the LOC106618176 gene encoding nurim homolog encodes the protein MVSLKQLLVFLFSLGVFVYTFYVVGTFMLFMSRPRNVSKIYVWMFNLLDNKSRLETSFGPIVYDTLYIIGFILQHSCMKSALVKSLMEKLGLSAADRSIYCLTSSLSLHYLIRNWLPAQSIVLWQVDVASSNALWWTFVLVHSLAWMIIYGGSLIMDLPEIIGVKQAYYDMKDYAQPIAYKSFRLRHLYTHVRHPSFVGLSAIFWITNLMTIDRFVLAVLLTSYMYLAWSTDRSDVAYQRNQLQRKVHELKNQ
- the LOC106618177 gene encoding uncharacterized protein codes for the protein MAEADELNKEFECAMKQFERAHQHLNYREKSIATEWIKKLKKANNSIEDLKLRLDFIDYFINCSKCSIFSTEPFNKVPHPNASLQKLRNMLPTSHKIRSVDATSDEQRKLYVEEMFDNMADKGAFLSDQPVPLDGTFFLVIINQK